TGCCGATGATGGGGCGATCGAGGTCGGTCTCCGTCAGGCCGAATCCGCGGGCGTAGGCGCCGCGGACAAACGCGCTGAAGCCGGGATCGCCGTAGTTCGTCAGCCCTTTGTTGATGCCCTTCATGGTGCGCTGGTGACCTCCCGGGGGAAAGCCGATTTGGTCTCCGTGCCGCGCGAGGGCGGCCGAAAACGCGGTACTCTGCCGTGTACCGGAACAACCCTTTCCATCCGAAGGGGAAGAGGGTAAATTGCGATTTTGCTGGGAAAGAGCATATCACAGAGTGTTTATTTCCCCCCATGGGGAGCGGCCATCGGCGGCAGGATTGGAACGGATGTCCATGAAGAAAATTGATCAGTGCGGCGGAGGCTTCCCCTGGAGGAGGTTCGCCGCCGTGTATTTTTTGGTTTTGCTGCTCGTCGCGGCAGGCTGTGGCAAGGATCCTTTTCTGGATGATCCGGCGGACCGCCTCGGCGCCCTGGAAATTTCGTCCGTGCCGACAGGGGTGTCCATCCTGCTGAACGGTCAGCCGCGCGGCGAGACGCGCTCGGAATCGCCGATTGTGGTGAACGGCCTTCCGTACGGCTGGCACGCGATTCGTGCGACGTTTCCCGGAAAGGTCACGCGGCTCGAAGAGGTAGAGCTTCGGGAGAAGCGCCTCCGGGTACAGGTGCCGCTGGAGGAACCCGCGTTCGGCCGGACGGTGATTTACACCACGCCGCCCGGAGCGGAAGTGTTCATCGAAAGCCGCTACTACGGCGTGACGAAACCTTTTCTGGTGATTAACGACCTGTCCTTCGGCTCCCACACCCTGTGGGTGCGCCTGAAGGGACATCAGGACAAGCGGCGGACGATCGTCGTCGAGCGGCAGCTGGAGCGGGCCTACCGTCTCGGGCTGGCGAAGAAGTAGCGGATCTTATCTCGTCTTCAGGCGCCAGCGGGGCTCCGGCGCACCTTCCATCACAATGCGCGCTTCGAGTTGGGTGGCACAGCCGGGGCAGAAATGCCGCCGGAGGGAGAAGCGGTTCGTTTTGTAGAGGCGGGCGTACATCTCCCCCCGCACCGGACCGGCCGCCTCGGGCGGATCGTTCCGGGCGGCGGCCTGGGCCAGCGGGGCATCGAGGGTGCCGGCCGCAGTTCCGCATTTCCGGCAGCAAACGGTA
This is a stretch of genomic DNA from bacterium. It encodes these proteins:
- a CDS encoding PEGA domain-containing protein; amino-acid sequence: MYFLVLLLVAAGCGKDPFLDDPADRLGALEISSVPTGVSILLNGQPRGETRSESPIVVNGLPYGWHAIRATFPGKVTRLEEVELREKRLRVQVPLEEPAFGRTVIYTTPPGAEVFIESRYYGVTKPFLVINDLSFGSHTLWVRLKGHQDKRRTIVVERQLERAYRLGLAKK